One part of the Astatotilapia calliptera chromosome 9, fAstCal1.2, whole genome shotgun sequence genome encodes these proteins:
- the chodl gene encoding chondrolectin, with product MTCSRIVIINRLMLGVVVAMGMVQVEAARVVSGQTVCVGGAERPCYKMAYFHDVSSRVAFSEARQACEMDRGALLSIESSTEQRDIEHLLQELRSGAVDRAGGGGGIADGDFWIGLTRVEGVDQTQSELSNALTSCPQLYQWTDGSVASFRNWYFDEPSCGGEACVVMYHQPTAPSGLGGAYLYQWNDDRCNMKHNFICKYNPESHLVNDTPGGQDTAVTAGGGVATQPANNEDVPPQVTMAGASGMLLLYVVIPTIPLLLLILVASATCCFQMLSRSDSRTKTPGDQSNLWISGSPKADSMEV from the exons atgaCCTGCTCAAGGATCGTGATAATTAACCGACTGATGCTCGGGGTCGTTGTGGCGATGGGGATGGTCCAGGTGGAGGCAGCACGGGTGGTGAGCG GTCAGACAGTGTGTGTGGGCGGGGCCGAGCGTCCCTGCTATAAGATGGCGTACTTCCATGACGTGTCGAGCCGCGTCGCCTTCAGCGAGGCGCGTCAGGCCTGCGAGATGGACAGAGGAGCGCTTCTCAGCATCGAGAGCTCGACGGAACAGCGAGACATCGAGCACCTGCTGCAG gaGCTGCGTTCAGGTGCGGTGGACAGGGCAGGAGGGGGCGGGGGCATAGCTGACGGGGACTTCTGGATCGGCCTGACTCGGGTGGAGGGAGTGGATCAGACTCAGTCGGAGCTCAGCAATGCCTTAACTTCCTGTCCGCAGCTCTACCAGTGGACCGACGGCAGCGTGGCCTCCTTCAG GAACTGGTACTTCGATGAACCATCCTGTGGAGGTGAGGCCTGCGTTGTCATGTACCATCAGCCAACTGCGCCTTCTGGTCTGGGCGGGGCTTATCTCTACCAATGGAACGACGACCGGTGCAACATGAAACACAACTTCATCTGCAAATACAACCCAG AGAGCCATCTGGTGAATGACACACCTGGTGGGCAGGATACAG CAGTGACTGCAGGTGGAGGCGTGGCCACACAGCCTGCAAACAACGAAGACGTTCCACCTCAGGTCACCATGGCCGGAGCTTCAG GTATGCTGCTGCTGTACGTCGTCATCCCCACCATCCCCCTGCTGCTGCTCATCCTGGTGGCTTCTGCcacctgctgttttcagatGCTCAGCAGAAG TGATTCCCGAACCAAGACGCCTGGCGACCAATCAAATCTGTGGATTTCCGGGTCACCCAAAGCTGACAGCATGGAGGTCTGA
- the LOC113029571 gene encoding endothelial zinc finger protein induced by tumor necrosis factor alpha-like, producing MEPPAEEKQLFLLGAAGEEERRKEVGCQWESPEEDRKEVGCQSEAAERRDAAVQVDLLSQQLSWRHSGSSAMLLQCIAVRADGPDGGALLQHCTTNRTRTRIIRPAPKLSDEPTPAKSRTQRRRLVPQSSNTDKKSRRRRHESSDTDQQEEAEVMTVEEDVTADPTWTPSEGGVALPAAPGALPADSQDVAAVKLELDSTVCDVCGKVMKNKSSLARHSFIHTGKKPFACHLCELRFNRRDNLQHHLNRLHPDGVAKRKKQRQVQAWLCAVCGKTFSCRSRLKTHEVIHSGVKPHSCDLCPKAYMRANDLEHHKKVVHVDGTAEPPRPSSLLCDFCGKEFKCRSQLAVHFQTHTGERPHLCDICGRKFARQYQLKRHKVLVHSNHVNGEDSPLDAPFACGVCGKRLKSEALLTAHARIHTGDKPHRCGVCLRSFQRATCLKQHQVRVHLRVRAGDASASRRRSTATSEKAFPCTVCSKVFKFRSLLASHSTIHSDARPFACDFCSRRFRRLSHLKRHREVVHANGARLPQSFVCHICGKDKKCRSQLARHVIIHTGERPFACDLCSARFNRHGNLQQHRKRMHGVGTPPDEEAPPILFDDDAVLTYKQEETVVDCAAELSEDDMDAAQQLDAT from the exons ATGGAGCCTCCCGCAGAAGAAAAGCAGCTCTTCCTGCTGGGAgctgcaggagaggaggagaggaggaaggaggtgGGCTGCCAGTGGGAGAGCCCCGAGGAGGACAGGAAGGAGGTGGGCTGTCAGAGCGAGGCGGCAGAGAGGAGGGACGCCGCCGTCCAGGTGGACCTGCTGAGTCAGCAGCTGAGCTGGAGACACTCAG GCTCGTCTGCGATGCTGCTGCAGTGCATCGCCGTCCGAGCTGACGGACCAGACGGGGGCGCTCTGCTGCAGCACTGCACCACCAACAGGACCAGAACCAGAATCATCCGCCCCGCCCCCAAACTCTCCGATGAACCCACCCCAGCCAAGTCCAGGACTCAGAGGAGACGGTTGGTACCTCAGAGCTCCAATACTGACAAAAAGAGTCGCCGCCGCCGCCACGAGTCATCTGACACTGACCAACAAGAGGAGGCGGAGGTCATGACAGTGGAGGAGGACGTCACAGCTGACCCCACCTGGACTCCATCTGAAGGAG GTGTTGCGCTCCCCGCGGCTCCCGGAGCCCTGCCGGCGGACTCCCAGGATGTGGCCGCAGTGAAGCTGGAGCTCGACAGCACCGTGTGCGACGTTTGCGGCAAAGTGATGAAGAACAAGTCGAGTCTGGCTCGCCACTCCTTCATCCACACGGGGAAGAAGCCGTTCGCCTGCCACCTGTGTGAACTGCGCTTCAATCGCCGCGACAACCTGCAGCACCACCTGAATCGGCTGCATCCAGACGGCGTCGCCAAACGGAAGAAACAGCGGCAGGTTCAGGCGTGGCTGTGTGCCGTGTGTGGCAAGACGTTCAGCTGCCGCTCGCGGCTCAAGACGCACGAGGTCATCCACTCGGGGGTGAAGCCGCACAGCTGCGACCTCTGCCCCAAGGCCTACATGAGGGCCAATGACCTTGAGCACCACAAGAAGGTCGTGCACGTGGACGGCACCGCCGAGCCCCCGCGGCCGAGCTCACTGCTCTGCGACTTCTGCGGCAAAGAGTTTAAGTGCAGGTCGCAGCTCGCTGTCCACTTCCAGACGCACACAGGCGAGCGGCCGCACCTCTGCGACATCTGCGGCCGCAAGTTCGCTCGCCAGTACCAGCTCAAACGCCACAAAGTCCTGGTCCACAGCAACCATGTCAATGGAGAAGACAGCCCACTGGACGCCCCGTTTGCCTGCGGCGTGTGTGGGAAACGGCTCAAATCTGAGGCGCTGCTCACTGCTCACGCCCGCATCCACACAGGTGACAAGCCTCACCGCTGTGGCGTCTGCCTGCGCAGCTTCCAGCGTGCCACCTGCCTCAAACAGCACCAAGTCCGCGTGCACCTGCGGGTCAGGGCGGGCGACGCCAGTGCCAGCCGTAGGAGGAGCACCGCCACCTCTGAGAAGGCGTTCCCGTGCACCGTCTGCAGCAAGGTGTTCAAGTTTCGGTCGCTGCTGGCAAGCCACTCCACCATCCACAGCGACGCCCGGCCCTTCGCCTGCGACTTCTGCAGCCGCCGCTTCCGCCGCCTCAGCCACCTGAAGAGGCACCGAGAGGTCGTCCATGCCAATGGGGCGCGCCTGCCGCAGAGTTTCGTCTGCCACATCTGCGGCAAGGACAAAAAGTGTCGCTCGCAGCTTGCCAGGCACGTCATCATCCACACCGGGGAGCGCCCGTTCGCCTGCGACCTCTGCTCTGCCCGCTTCAACCGCCACGGCAAcctgcagcagcacaggaagCGCATGCACGGTGTTGGGACACCGCCAGACGAGGAGGCCCCGCCCATCCTTTTTGACGACGACGCGGTTCTGACGTACAAACAGGAGGAGACAGTGGTGGACTGCGCGGCAGAACTGTCTGAGGACGACATGGACGCCGCTCAGCAGCTGGACGCCACCTGA